In Bacteriovorax sp. Seq25_V, the genomic window ACTAGGTAAGTTATCTTCTGGTACAAGAATTGTACGTTCAGCAGATGACGCAGCAGGTTTAGCGATTTCTGAGAAGTTAAAGGCGCAAGTTAGATCAACAAATCAAGCAGAAAGAAACGCGAATGACGGTATTTCAATGATTCAAACTGCAGAAGGTGGTTTAAATGAAATTTCGAACATTCTTATTAGACTAAGAGAACTTTCAGTTCAGTCAGCTTCGGATACTGTAGGAGATACAGAGAGAAAGTTTACTGATCTTGAGTATCAAAACCTTAAGCAAGAAGTAGAGCGTATTTCGCAAGTTACTGAATTTAACGGTAAGAAACTTCTAAATGGAGAAGGTGATACTTATGATTTCCAAATTGGTATCAATAACGACGCTTTCCAAGATAGAATTTCTTTTGATACACAACTTCTAAACTCATCAATTGGAAGTCTTGGTGTTGATGGTCTTGCGGTTTCAACAAAGGAAGACGCACAAAATGGTCTTGCAGCAATTGACAATGCAATTCAACAAGTATCAGGACAAAGAGCGGAGCTAGGAGCGAAGCAGAACAGATTAACTTCAACTGTTCAAAATTTACAGATTAGTTCTGAAAACTTATCTGCAGCTAACTCTCGTATCAGAGATACTGATTATGCTTCAGAAACAGCTAAGAAGACTAAGCTTGATATTCTTACAAATGCTGGTACTTCGGTTCTTGCTCAATCAAATGCACAAGGACAACAAGCACTAAAACTTATTGGTTAATTAAATCAATACTTAAACTTTTTAAAAGGTATCGGCCCCGAGAATTCGGGGCCTTTTTTTATGTGTGCAACTAAAAATTCTCAATTTTAAATTCTGTTTAGAACTGTAAGTTTCTTTTAACACTTCGATTCAATCATTTGTCTAGCTTAAGCCTTTGTATTCATAGAACTAGTTCAGTTAAATAGTAAATTTTATATTTTTTAAGTTTGTTAACCTATGGGTTGATTCGATAATGTTGATATAAATCAGGAAATTGTCGGAGTAACATCATGCTTAAGAAAAGAAAGCTTAGCTTAAATGCAAAAATTTTGAATATGGCCTTGATTCCTTTTATCTTGTTTCTTCTCGCTTTTATGTATTATGGATATAACTCAACTAGAAAGGCACTGATTCTCGAGAAGAAAAATACTATTCATGACGTTACAACGACAGTGATCGCGCAATTTAAATCACTTGAAGAAAAAGTTTTAAGTGGGGAGATTTCTGAGGCGCAGGCTAAGGTTATTGCTAAGCACTTTGTTAAAACCATTCGCTATGGGCGTGATGGAGATGACTATTTATGGATTAATGATTTAACACCATTTATGGTGGCCCACCCTTCGAAAGCTTTAGAAGGGACGGATGTTACAAAATTTGTAGATAAAAAAGGAAAACCATTATTTCTTGATATTGTTAAACTCGTTAAAGAGCAAAACAATGGTTATATTTATTATTCTTGGATTTCTAAATCAGATAAGAATAAATTTGTTGATAAGCTCTCATATGTCGAACTATATAAGCCATGGGGATGGGTTGTTGGTACAGGTATTTATCTTGAAGATGTTGAAGCATATATTTTAAAAACATTCTTGCAACAAATTATTTTTGGAGTTATTGGAATTACTCTTATGGGAATATTCTTTTTCATCATCTTGAAAAAAGGAGTTTCAAATCCACTTCTTCAAATGGCACAACGACTTAGAGAATCGTCAAAGAATGTAACGAAAGGCTCAGAAGATACTTTTGAAACATCAGATATTCTTTCAAAAGCGACTACTGAGCAGGCCGCGAGCTTACAAGAAACAGTTGCCTCTGTTGATGAGATATCTTCTATGATTGGCAGAAATAGTGATTTTGCTGAGCAATCGAAAATGACAAGTGATGCTTCTCAACAACATGCTATTCAGGGTAAACAAACTGTCGACCAAATGGTTCAAACAATAGAGATGATTGGTAAGCATAATAACGAGGCCATGGAGCAGATGGAATCGAGTAATCAAAAAATTGCAGGCATTTTAAGTATTATCAAAAATATCGAAGACAAGACTAAGGTTATTAACGATATTGTTTTCCAGACAAAACTTCTATCATTTAACGCTTCTGTCGAAGCAGCTCGTGCTGGTGAAAGTGGAAAAGGTTTTGCTGTTGTTGCTGAAGAAGTCGGAAATCTGGCCAATATGTCAGGTAAGGCGAGTGATGAGATTAAGCAACTTTTAGATGAATCAATCAAAAGTGTAGAGTTGATTGTTAGTGATACTTCTTCAATGGTTAAGAATGTTATTGACCAAGGTAAGAGTACTGTCGAAGCTGGGAAGGCCAAGGCCGTGCAATGTAAGGAAGTTCTAGATGAGATCGTTAAAAATGTAGATGAAGTAAATATCAAGATTTCAGAAATTGCGAGTGCTTGTCGTGAACAGTCTCAGGGTGTTAACGAAATCACTAATGCGATGAGATTACTTGATGATGTTACGAGTCAAAATAATAATGCTGCAAGTATTGCGGCTAGAAATGCTCAAGAATTAAAAGCTGAGGCAAATAATTTAGATCAGGTCGTTGATCAAGTACTAACACTAGTTGAGGGGTAGTTCTTAATCGATGGACTTAACAATGACTCCATTCTCTTTCAAGAGTTTGGTAAAAACACCATCTCCTTCGATTAAGTTTCCAGTGAAGGTTCCATCATAGATTTTCCCACAACCACACATTGGGGACTTACTTTTTAGTAAGGCCTCCGTGGCATTAGAAAGCTTTGCTATTTTAAGGGCCTGCTCAGCTCCTAAGTTATATTTATTTGTTACATCTTTCCCGTCACGTGTAATTATTTTTTTTTCGATGAGTTCTGCAGGTGTTCTTGGAGTAGGTAAACCTCCGAGCTGTTCCGGACAGACTGGAATGGCCTCACCTCTTTCAACAATTTCAATGATTTCTGCCCTTTCTTGAGATTTGCAATCGTATCGACACTCAACTCCAGCAAGGCAGGCGCTTACTATTTTCATTTGTGCAACTTACCATATTTACGCATAGTCTCAAGGCATTCTAAATTTTTTTCACTACAATTATATGCACATTGTTAAATAAATTTAGGTGTGTTACAAGTTTCTCAACACGGGGACACAATGAACAATATTTTAATCGGATTGCTTTGCATTCTAATATTTTCATCATGCGGTGGTGGCGACAAGATTGATCTTAGTAAGCCAAGCTCACCTGGAACAGCGAAGATTTCAACTTCAGTATTAGCTTCTAATATTGAGTTTTCTTGTGAAGATTCAAAATGCCCAAGCGCATATGGTCTTGTTATCAAGAATCTAAGTAATGACCTTATTGCGAACTCTAATGTCTGTTCTGGTTTTTTTATCAGTAAAAAAGACATTATAACTTCTAGAGAATGTATCGGAAGTTTTATCGAAAAATGTTCAACAGGAATAGCTGTTAAAGACATTAAGGGTAATGCAGCTCTTTGTAAAAATATAACTCACGGATTTGTAAATACGAATGGAGAAGAAGATCTCTTTGTTCATATTGAGCTTGCAGATGAGCTTGATGTTGAGCCTGTGACTTTATCTAAGGAGTCATTTAAGACAACATCATCATACGAAAGATGGAATGTTGTGAGAAGTTACGAAAACGATAAGTATCATTTAGAAAAAACAAAATACTGTCGTATGACAAAGAATAATATTCGTTTCCCATTTCAACAAAATGGAGAACAGCGAGAAATTATCCTTACAAATTGTCCTCCAGGAGCAGAGAGTCTAGGGGCAGCGATTTTAGACTCAAATGGAAATGTTGTAGGTCTAGCAACTGGTATTGTAGAGAAGACAGATATTTTTAATAATCTAATGGGGACAAAGAAGGGGAGAAATCTGCTTATTGCGACTCCGTTAAACTGCCTAGCTTATCAAAGATCCGATTTATTTCCTGAAATTAAATTGACTCGTGAGCAAGAAGCCCTGTGCTCTCAGCCTATTGGAAGTGTGACTTCTTCTTCGATGTATAACTTCTTTATCTCGACACTTTTTTATGGAACTTCAGGTGGGCTTGAAAAAAATAAAATTGTTGTGACTCAAAATAATTGGGAGCAGACGGAATTTTATAAAATCTCTCACCCTGAATGTATTGGCGATGAAAGAGATCTTGTGGATTTTAACTCCTGTCAATTCTATCCATTAATAACTGCTGATTATGAGCTTTATCGTACACGTGTATCACGTTGCTACACTGATAAGTCTATAAAATTTAAAATTAAAAGTAATCAATACTATTCTCTATTTGAAGTCGGTGTGATGAATAATGGGGCAGAAGTCTCTAGTCTTTATATCTCAAAGTGTAATTAAAAAAAGGCCATTTACATGGCCTTGATAATTAGTAATCAGATCCTGATTCAGAAGAGTCTTCTGTTGACTCTGTTGTTTCAGTTGTAGAGTTTTGGTTTTGGTACCATTGAGATTGGTCTCCAGAAA contains:
- a CDS encoding flagellin encodes the protein MGLRINTNVTSLAAQRTLGNNSADQAQTLGKLSSGTRIVRSADDAAGLAISEKLKAQVRSTNQAERNANDGISMIQTAEGGLNEISNILIRLRELSVQSASDTVGDTERKFTDLEYQNLKQEVERISQVTEFNGKKLLNGEGDTYDFQIGINNDAFQDRISFDTQLLNSSIGSLGVDGLAVSTKEDAQNGLAAIDNAIQQVSGQRAELGAKQNRLTSTVQNLQISSENLSAANSRIRDTDYASETAKKTKLDILTNAGTSVLAQSNAQGQQALKLIG
- a CDS encoding methyl-accepting chemotaxis protein; amino-acid sequence: MLKKRKLSLNAKILNMALIPFILFLLAFMYYGYNSTRKALILEKKNTIHDVTTTVIAQFKSLEEKVLSGEISEAQAKVIAKHFVKTIRYGRDGDDYLWINDLTPFMVAHPSKALEGTDVTKFVDKKGKPLFLDIVKLVKEQNNGYIYYSWISKSDKNKFVDKLSYVELYKPWGWVVGTGIYLEDVEAYILKTFLQQIIFGVIGITLMGIFFFIILKKGVSNPLLQMAQRLRESSKNVTKGSEDTFETSDILSKATTEQAASLQETVASVDEISSMIGRNSDFAEQSKMTSDASQQHAIQGKQTVDQMVQTIEMIGKHNNEAMEQMESSNQKIAGILSIIKNIEDKTKVINDIVFQTKLLSFNASVEAARAGESGKGFAVVAEEVGNLANMSGKASDEIKQLLDESIKSVELIVSDTSSMVKNVIDQGKSTVEAGKAKAVQCKEVLDEIVKNVDEVNIKISEIASACREQSQGVNEITNAMRLLDDVTSQNNNAASIAARNAQELKAEANNLDQVVDQVLTLVEG
- a CDS encoding DUF523 domain-containing protein → MKIVSACLAGVECRYDCKSQERAEIIEIVERGEAIPVCPEQLGGLPTPRTPAELIEKKIITRDGKDVTNKYNLGAEQALKIAKLSNATEALLKSKSPMCGCGKIYDGTFTGNLIEGDGVFTKLLKENGVIVKSID
- a CDS encoding trypsin-like peptidase domain-containing protein, which gives rise to MNNILIGLLCILIFSSCGGGDKIDLSKPSSPGTAKISTSVLASNIEFSCEDSKCPSAYGLVIKNLSNDLIANSNVCSGFFISKKDIITSRECIGSFIEKCSTGIAVKDIKGNAALCKNITHGFVNTNGEEDLFVHIELADELDVEPVTLSKESFKTTSSYERWNVVRSYENDKYHLEKTKYCRMTKNNIRFPFQQNGEQREIILTNCPPGAESLGAAILDSNGNVVGLATGIVEKTDIFNNLMGTKKGRNLLIATPLNCLAYQRSDLFPEIKLTREQEALCSQPIGSVTSSSMYNFFISTLFYGTSGGLEKNKIVVTQNNWEQTEFYKISHPECIGDERDLVDFNSCQFYPLITADYELYRTRVSRCYTDKSIKFKIKSNQYYSLFEVGVMNNGAEVSSLYISKCN